A window of Drosophila santomea strain STO CAGO 1482 chromosome X, Prin_Dsan_1.1, whole genome shotgun sequence genomic DNA:
tatacataggTAAGTGTGTCTgtagtatatatgtacaagttGCGTGCCGTCGCTCGTTGTTGCTTCTGCTTGTAGTCAGTAGATAAACACAAAGGACAAATACAAACTTAACTCATAAAGTAAAATagtaataaacaaaaatgtacaaagcAAGATaaaggaaatcaaaaataGGGAAAACTTTTGGCTTAACTTTAGGATAGTTTTGGATGATTAGtttagtatatatgtatatatagcaCTACTGtatagcaaaatatataactgATCTCCACCAGGGAAAATAGAACCGCTCCAATCGTTGGCGTCATCTGTTTTcttgtccgtttgtctgtttgtctgtaGATTTGTTAAGTTCTATGTgtgtatgcatatgtatgttaagATAATAGCTTTATAATACGACAAATCGGACCGATCGCCGATTGATCCAATCTTTACTTGAAGTCATCCGATTCGAGTATCTCAAAATCGCTTTCGTCCGACGAATCCAAGGCGGTGACAATGCGCTGCTGGTCGCGATCTCGACTTGCATCTGTTTCATCACCGACGGGACCGGCTGCGGCAGCTCCACCTGCTCCCCATTGCACCAGGCCGGACACAAGGCTGGGCAGCAGCTTCCCGCTGTTGGCCAGCAACGCCTGAGCCTGGGTTTTCACGGCCAGGGCCACAAGCTCGCCGGCGGGATCCGGTACGGCGGCTATCTGACGCAACTGAGGATTGCGACTGGCATCTACGGTGGTGTGATCGGGGAACTGCAGCCCCTTGGACAGGCTTTCCTccgacgaggaggaggtggtggacaGCGACGAGTCGCGCTTGAAGTGGCCTTTTCGGAAGTTCATATCCTCGCTCTCCTTGGCcagttgctgatgctgctgcggttTCTCCTGCCTCTTCGCCGCTAGTGGGGCTAGTTCATCGTCCTCGTCGGTGGAGTGCTCATCAATCTCGGGTATAACATCCGGGATGAGGAGCTCCGACGGTATGTCGTCGCTGCGCTCGTCATCATCCTCGTCATTCGCTTCGGTGGGCGAACTGATGGTGGCCACATCGCTAGCCCGCTCCAGCACGAACAGATTCGACTCGTTCACGTCCGGCAGGAACTCATCCTCTGCCTCGGCTTCCATGTTGTTGTAGTTCAGCTTCTCCGACCACTGGAAGTCTGCGGAACAAACAcacttttaatttacaaaCTATTGTGATACtcgaaaataatattatattgttatatttgaAATCATGCCGCAATGAGGATGCCGCATTTGGTTGAAGTGCATTTTGGCTGAAGTGAGAAGTAGATTACTTTGAATTCAAAAAAAACGAAGTGGTAATacaaaattgccaaaaatcaTTCAAACAAAATTGCCTAGATCGATACCAATTATTTTCGACAACACAATGGCATTCTGAATTAAAATTGGCATTCTGAGGATAAGTTTTAACTTTCTATGCAAAACATGACCTTTTCCCCCACTAACACCCACCCACAACATGGCCTCTGGAGGACGACTCACCCCTGTGCTCGATCTTCAGCAGCTTGAAATTGTACTTGGTGGAAACGAGGGCGGAGACGACCAGGATGGTCAGGACCAGCGTGGAGCCGGAGATGAGATGGCCGAGCACTGCGATGGTGCCCAGGCAACCGCTGCTGGCCAAGCAGAACATGCTGGGACTGCTATGGCGCCAGTCGTCGATCCTCTGCAGCCAGGTGTTGATCTTGCCGCGCAGCTCGTCCGTGGGCACAACGCGGAAGCTGCAGCGCGTCCAGTAGATCCAGTAGCCAAGTAGTCCCAGGAATAGCACGCCCAGCGGTCGGACCCTGGAACGATCACAGCGCACGTCTAGTTGGTTGATTTTAAGCGGatatatgatatatttatagctatatttaaataaagtcgAACTACAGGGGACAAAGGCTCGCCAGCTACTGCCAGAGATAGCCCGAAAACTCGATGAAGTCTATTACGTTTGCAAATGTTTAGGGCAATAATTAATAACCGCCAGCGAGTGGCGAAACATGTTCTAGCAGGAAGCAGAAGCGTACCCAGTACCCAGTTCCTCTcccaaaaaagaagcaaaaagcTGGTCAAACCTGGTCGGCCGAGCAGCGTATTTTCGGACATTTCGTTTCCATTAAACGGCAGAACGCTTCTACAGTGCGTATATCGACTTTAAGGCCAAACATCATAGCTCTGTGCGTTATTAttgaaaaatttgttttctgtgtggTATCCCATTGGtttggttttaattaatttgaacaGTCACTTCTGGCATTTCTTGAAATTTAAACCCGTGGAGATTTAAAGTATGTATTTGTAAATCATTATTATTTACCAACATTAAGATGTAAGATTGTATCGTTTGATGcctttatattattattaaataccAAATGGCAAggccatttttatttggattCTCGATTACACTACTGAATCGCACTGCTGCCGCCAACAAGTTGTGCAAAGtgaaaacacaaaacaaacgTTTAGCAAATTCCAGATAGCTGACGAAGGCAACGATCGCCCCATAGATCAGGTTTCCCCTCTGCGGATCTTCAGATTCTGCCTCTCAGCACATCAAGTTATCGAACTATACAACTACGCACCACCCATCCGCCGGAAAGAGGGCCCACTGTAGTGGGCAGCAGTAGTTGGGCTATTGCCTGCCAGCTGACTCATAAATTATTCAAGCGCCGCTCGGTTCTAACTAACAGGAACTCAAAATGAACTCCCAAACTAGGAGGCTATTATTGGTTTCGGTGTTACGATTGGTTGATTTATGGCCCGGGTGCTGTTTATCTGCcatgcactgagaaaaaaaggCTAGCCAACAACGTTATAAAAAGCATCATACAAGCACCACTTTCGAAGTACGAAAATTGGcgatttaaaaagaaaaattgtgTGCAAATGACACCTATGATATTTAGCGTGTATCTTCTTAAAAGGTATTTCAACTCGATTTAAACACTAAATTGTAGATAGGAGACTTATTCAGAGTTTTACTAGGCAAGtgctgctattttttttttcgcagctgtatATGGCTTCTATTAGTTTCAGCTTGCAAAAGAACTTACAACTTAATGTCTCGCATATAACGAACGAAAGAACCATCTTAGCGAATTTTTGCCAGTGTATATCGTATCATTTTCCGCCTGACTCTATtgtgtgcttttgttttcgtttgaCTTTGCTGTGCcctgttgtttgtttgcttgtctTTTATTTGCCAGCCCTACAAAACGCGGACGGCTTGTTTTCCTCTTAAAAAGCGTCTAATTAATTATCTCGCTGTTTCGCTGCTAATTCGCACTTTGGATTGATGTTGATGGGAGGGCGGTGCGTGGGGACGTTGGCGGCCAGTTTTGGAGTGGTCAGCGCTTTTTTTCGGCTCGGACGCTCCACTGATCTAGTGCATGTGCCGCAGTGGAATGGCATGACACTGATGCCATTGTTGCCTTTCGATCGCTGCCTCAGCGTATTTTTGTTTACTAATTGTGGCTGGGAGCTATTGGGGCACAAGTGGAAAGGCTAAAAAAGCAGAAAGCCACTATGGCGCAATTGTAGCGTTTAGATACGGATGCGGAGAGCGTTACATGGTCGTAAATGTTCTCGCTGGCACAGTGGACACCCGCCCAATGGCACGGTGACAGGGTGATAGGTTTTGCAGCTATGTAGACATACGTTATGAAATACTTAAGCACAGGATTCCCCCCAACAGTTACGGGAAATAGTAACCAATGCAATCTGTGCCAGAGCTCGACTTAATAAAGATAGCCACACTATTTGATGGGATGAATGATGAATCGATCGAATTGGGTTTCCAGAATACAAATGCATCTTGCGAATACATTATCCATCGCATAGAGTTGTATCTACGAAAGGGCTGCGTGCATTCATgctgtgtttttcttttaattctGTTTTGGTTAATTGCGCCACACAGAACGCTTTAAATGGGCGGAGGAGTGGTCGGTGTGCATGGGCATGGAGTGACATTTTAtgtaaaattatacatatatgtatacacatacatacatacacaaatatttatataaagcAAGGACGGCGCGACGGGGGTGAAGGGCGGGGCCTTTCAGTCAGCTAAAACGAAGGTGTAAGCACGTACAAAAGATCGCCGGCATACACACAACAACCTACAACTGAGCCTAAGTCAATAGAACTGATTTAAAATCAGCGAAATTAACGGAAGTTAGTACACTTTTTATCAGTTGAACAAgtgcacaaacaaacaagttttAATATTGCTTAGTCtgataaataatgtaaatgtATATAGTAATCGCTTTTAGTTGCTTTGCACATTAACCAGTTTTGAAATTACAGAAACCTTTATATTTTGGGATTCACTAAACACAGTTCTCAGAAATATCAATTGCAATAGCACCACAATCTGAGATGCCAATTTCAGTAGCTTTTCCAATGCGAGCTCTACGCTTGTGGCCATAGGTGTGTTTGGATGGCATGTGCATGCACATAAGCTTCATTTCGGTGCGCTTTTACATATGTGGAACAATCTTTACGTGTgcgcacatatgtacatattttccgaaaataaaacattgCAACTTTCAGCTCGGAATTGGCCACGCGACGAGGTTCTTTCTTTCCTTCCCACAGCTCCACAACTTGGCTTGTGTCGCCGACCATACGATTTTACACAGtatattttacttattcaCTTTGCTGCGGAGCTTTCTTTCAATGGGAATGAGACTGAAATGGCTGGGAAGAAATTCGGACTCGCTCGAcccaattaaaattaaaatattttagtgcGTAAAGCACTTATAGGCCTTAATGTGaaagcatacatatatccttGCTATTTATAGGGATTACTGGCCTAATTAACACCCGCCGACAATTGTCAACGTTTAACACAAATACTATCGCTATTTATCAAATGTACACACTTGCTTCTCATTTCCAAAAACGGACAAGGAGTCCGAAAGACTACAAATTATATtgtgtttttagtttttgtctaATTTTATCAAATGCCTATGGGTTTGCTTTTAACATGAACGTTAGTActaataattttgtatttgggcaatgaattttaaatgtgTCTATCCAAACGTCATTTTCTGTGGATTTAACTAAATCCAGATGAATATTTATGGCTCGGCTTTATGAATATGGGTTATGATCAAGATTCCCATTTATTGATACATCACCGGGAGTTGAAAACTCACAAAGTTACGTCTTAGTTTTGAAGAATAGCTGGACCAAGAAATGACAACTTTTTGGGTGGATTCATACTTTCGACTTACCATGCCATTAGGATGACTGTGACCACGGCTGCCGCTCCGCAGTGGAGCGTGGACCTCGACGGACGGGGCAGGACTTGAAACATTTTGTGTAAGCGTAGCAGCAAGATAACACTTTGCGAATTGCCTTTGTGGGCTGTGATTTCGAATTTCGGCTCCCGCAGATGGCGGGCTGGTTTCCTTTCCGCTCTGCTATTCTAGGCGACTTCCGGTTATGGTTGGCTGTCAATTTCCGCTTGTTGTCCAGACAATCGCTTTACCGTTAGGCCAGGTTCTAGGTCAGCTGTGCGCATGGGCAGAGTAACGGTTTAGGGTTTAGCTCTCTTTCCTTTTGTCCTTGCCCTCCTCTATTCCTTCTATATGCTTGCTCTTTGTTGAAAATCCGCGACTGCTGcgtagaaaataaaataacaatatttacaATAACTGTTGCATGAGCAATATTTCGGCTACATGGCAATTTaccaaaatgtttttgcctGTTTTGCATGTTTTTCTGGCATTTGAGGGCCTGTCTCACTCACACCAGCGCACTTGTTTTTcgcaaatggaaaacaattaaaaacaaagaaaactgCGTTGTGCAGCATGGAAAAGGTGGCATTGGAATTGCGACTTTTCCATCAGTGATTAACCACTCAATTCGAAATACTTATTTTATCAACTTATTCCGAAGTagcttgtttttctttattatttattcccttgttttgcttttattgtcgccgctgttgttgttatattgttgttgctgtttacTGCTTGGCTCACCGGCTGTGTGCAAGTGAGATGGCACTGCAGCGTGGGAGAGGACGATAGCAAGCATGTGGTAGAGAAACAGAGAGCGGAGCGCTTGGAaattttgtaataataataataacaaaaacgGAGCCAAAAACTAACGCCCAacagagcagcaacaacaactagaGCTATACAAAAACGTATAAAAAGCAAAGTTGTTTGGCCTTCGATGTCTTTTTCAATTGCGTCGCAGaatgatacaaaaaaaaaaaaaacaacaacacaacacactcagcgtgtgtatatacatatacatatgtacccACATAGTGCGAAACTTGgcgcattttgtttttgttttccctgcACTTTTACCGTATTTTTATTAGGGAAAAGGGGGGGGAAAACGGTTAAGGGTAAAAATGACTGGGTATTccacttaaaaaaaacaaagaaaaagcTGATAAAACCtatttttgcacaaaaatAACACCCCTATctcactctcacacacacacacacgactACACGCACTCTTTACACACATTTACAACGTAATTTGGAAGGAAGAAAACTGGAGCAGTCTAAACCGCTAGTAATTCATAATTTCAGTACAACTCAGTTTTCTGCACGTTCTCGGCGAAAACGATTTTCGATCGTTTTGTAACTAgacaacaacacacacattACAAATGCAAGCGAAGTTACGAGCACAGACATATAAAAGCTTTTACAAAATTCGCATACTTTTCGCTTTTACTAGTGGTATCCAAAGAGACTTTCGAAAATATTATGCTGACTCCCGAATTCCAAACAAATTCGATCGcgccacaacaacaaccagtGCAATGGAAAACACATTCAGTGAATGTGACCGCGCGCAGAACGATAGCAAATACCATCCGGCAAAATCAAATACCACAAAATACCACACCAGTTGCAATAACCATCTACTAAACTGTTGAGTTCGATAAGTTGTTTGTCAGCTGTTTCAAATTAGTTGgttaaaaaccaataaaaccaataaaagcaaaacaaaccaaCATAAGCAGCAACAAGGCTGTTCAATATTTTGTTGAATCGATCCACTAAAGTGCTCTGTGCACTTGTCTTCTGAACTtagaaatttttaattttaaactctAATTAGATGAGTTTCGATGAGCAATTATGATAATTCGCTAGAGTAAAAACTTTTATGTCGTTAGTTTGCTGTTGAGTTCAAGGATTCAACTCATTTCAAATGAGCAGCGTATAAAATATGTTGTGCCTTAATAATATTTGGAAATCGCAGAAGATATTAACTTTCACTGAAGCTTACGAAATAAACTACTTAAGTTAGAAATTCAATAACTTTGGAAATACCCCATGTATTCCAAAACACAAATCTAAATTTCTAAAACTGTTTGCTACTTAAAACTCTGTGAATTTGTTAAATCTTTACTAGAAACGCGACTTTCAAATGTGGAAGTGACAGCATGATATCGATAACTGGTGTCATGGTTGCACGGACTTCGTGTGAGTTTTGAATCGCCATTTGAAATTATATGTATTTCCCTGCATTAAATGCTTTCCAACTGGCTCTAAAAAGAAAGTGCGATTTTcgaaacaaaaattacaacCAAATTACAATGCTTTCACGATTTGGGgcttaattttattaatgtaaTGTGCTCTCTTTAGAGGTTTCCCAATTTTTGGCGGGAAGTCAAGGGCTCTAGAGTGCCATCGTCATCTCTAATGGCAACTGAAACATAGCAGACACTGAACGAAttttaacaaaacaaatagGTTTAGCTGCCCCTTGAGAAAGCTTCCCGACATTTAGACATCCCAACGAAAATTCCCAGTAGCAAAACACCAATGGATGCGACGTGGTAAGTGGACCATTGATCACGGTTGTTTACGGGCTTTTAATTGCTGCTTTTTCCCATTCTGGTGGCTTCTCCATTTAAGCAGGGCaatggagcagctgctggctGCAGTTGAGCTGAATCGTAGCCAGAGCGAGGCCACCACATCAACGGCCACGACAACCATATCGATCTGGAGCGCCCCCTCGCAAGGCAGTGGCTCCAGTTCTATGGACCCTGTCTCCTTTCGGTTCCGCTTGGACGGGCAGCCCATATTGCCACCGCTGGTGATTTAAATGTTCGGCCGGGGAGTGGCTGTAACTCAGTGTACTCAGGCGTAACCCTCTTGCTTTGTTTCAGATGACGAGCGCTAAGAGACGCGAGGTGCAGCTGGCCCGCCAGATGGCGGAAAACCTGGAGGAGCAGTACCGCCTGACCAGACACTCGGCGGGATCCGACATGGCCAGTCGGAGAAGTCTGTCGCAGCTGCAGCAGACAGAGACCCTCATCTATGACAGCACACGGGGGCAGGCTCGGCCGCAGACTCTGGTCTTGGGCATACAGCTGCCCACCATACACGTGGATCCTCCCACGCCTCAGCCGCTTGTGGAGCCAGTAGGCAACACTTCCCCAAGACGACATAATCGCATTACCGATCGTATCCTGCAGTTCGAGCAGTCGGGTCTGGGTAAGCTGCTGCCCAAAGTTCCAGACAAGAGGATCTTGCGCACAAGTCCTGCGTTAGCCGAAGACCAGCGAATGCAGCATCAGGATACAAGGTCAAACAAGGTCGGAGGTCCAACCGCAGAACCAGCTAGTTTTCAGCGCTCGAGAAGTTTCACCCTGGAGGAGCCCTCCCAGGTTCTCGTAGAGCACATGCAGAGGGAGGCCCTGGCTCTGAAGCCCAGCCAGAGTTTGGCCAACTTCCAGAGGCAGACAATCGAGTCTCAGGCCAAGCGGGTGAACCGTAGTGCTAgaagcatcagcagcaacaacagcaacaatagtaacaatagcaacaatagCAACTCTAGCCGCACAACGAAGACCATCGTCACTAGCACCACAGCCGCCGGTAGCAGCTGCTCCAGGCGTGATCGAGAGGTGGAGCGTATAATTGAACGGGCAATAGACGAGCACGGCGCTTTGGAAGCCAGTCGGAAGGCAGGAGTGCGTAACTATCTGCGTGGCCATCGGGAGCGGATGAATCAATTGGTCATCCACCAGGAGGAGGAACGTCGTCGCATGCAGGCCCAATTCTATAATCAGCAGCGGCTGCTTATAGAGGAACTGTGTGCTGAAATCGATGTTTCCTCGGGCACCGAAAATCCAGACGGTCTCATGTCGCAAAGCACCAGTACGGGAGACCTGCAGCGTTTCTCACCCGCGCCCACCATGTCCCCCTTTTCATATGCCACGCCGCGCAGCTACCAGGATGTGAATGATTTTCTGCCGATGGCGGAGGACATGTGCCAAATGGCGTCTCCTTCTTCCGTTCGGAAGAGGCTTTTTAGTCCGAAACTAACACAGGACTACGACTCGGAACCGCAGCCACTGGAGGAGGTCAGTGCTCCCAGCACACCGCGATTATTGCCCCTCAGGAACAGCAGCTTAACCAATAGCAAACGAAGTGGCCAAGCTGTCCGCCGACGATCGCAAACTGTTGGCAGTAGTCCCCGGAAAACGACCCCCCCTGCAGACCACGTGGTGATGAAATCACCAGCGAAGCCTGATGGTGGAGCAGGACGACCGAAGAGTTCCCCGGTGAAAAATAGCTCCACTATAGCGAAAAGGGGAAGCCCACAACCAAAAAGAGCTTCACCAAAAAGCGTCTCACCGCCCAAGCGACAGGGCAATGTAAGTGTTTCAAGCGAACTTAAGCgatatttcatttgctttcTGAATCATAAAGTTTTGATGTTTGCCATACTAATTTAGCAGAAACTCTTGTTGGAATTTCTCTTTAAATCCATTTTACATTATGTTTTAACGACCtgatttcaatttcgttttacatatttatttcacTAAAGCATTAACAAaagcattttcttttttagaCATGGCCAGGAAATGCTTTCTAGtgtttacattttcaattGATAATACTCTAACAgctaaatttgtattttaatcCCATATAAAGTGAAAACCTTGACCGTGTTATCTTTAATATCTATGTCCTGTACTCCATTCCATTATTTCCTCTTGCCCAACATAAACAGCGCAAGAAGCCCTAACAAACCAGGTGGTCAGTTATCAGAGTGCCTTAACAAAGACTGCGAGGAAATTGAGGGACCAAACCTCCAGCACCAGTAGCTAACCGAATTACTAACCCACTCAGCAAGTGCCTTCGTTCCCTGTTTAATTTCGCCTCTGATCCCCGCCAGAAACACGTCGACCTGGAGCAGGAAGAGCGCCAGTGGGCGGCCACACGTATAAATGCAGCTGTACGAGGATTCTTGGTCCGCCGGCTTTTTGCAACCGAGCAAGTGCAGCGAATTGTCCAAACCATCAGGGACACCCTGATCTTCGTGTTGAACCTACACCTGGAAACTTGTGGACATGGCCTGGATGCAGAGGAGCCTGCAAACTTGCGCCTCAAGGCGCGCCTGCTTCAACAGGTGGGTAGCTGGCTCGTCCAGTTGTAAAAGTTGTAAAAGACGACGGAATTTGTGCTTCAGGATTGGGTTATATGAAAGCTAGAAATGTACCTGACTACTCTTTcccttattttctttaactcTTTTTGCGAACAGCTCTGCTCCGCCAGTCGCACCCTGCACCTGATCTTCTTCCAGACCAGCATAAAGGACCGCATGGAAATCATCGCCCGGGATCGCAAGCGGATCAAGACCAAACTGCTCCTCAAACATCGCTGATCCGactcggaatcggaattggcACATCTTAACTTTATTTAGGTATTCCTCTTCCCCTTTCTCACCAAACATCtacgtttttattatttttatttaatatcatattgtaaaatatttatatttgagctgaaatggaaaattaaatgaaaggAAATACATATATCGAAATACTAAGAGTCGGGGCGGGCGGTGAAgactttttatttaaattcaagagGTATAGTCACTAGATATAACTATTCACTAGATAAAAAGTTTACTCCCTCGATTGATAAGCAATGGTAACAACAAAACATAGCAGTTACTATCTTGAGAAGCTAAATGTTCCTAAGGCAACTAAGGTTCCAATAGTTTTAGTCAGAAGTTTAGTATACTGTTTAATAGTGTTTAAGATACATCCATTTTTGTTGAACagctaaaatattatttgtttctAATACctttgatttctttttgattGGCAGAACAGCTGATTGCCAAGCTTTCGAAACGGCGCACAGCTTTGTAGACGAATTCGCCTTGAAAGCTGCGGCGGAATTAGGGATGTCgtgatattaaaaaaatatcgtATAGatgatatttttattatcaaaacaaaatgatgataatatttaaaatatcccaaaaaaatattgatatatataataataatacgttgtgtttatataaatttcataTATAAATGCTACCAGTACTTGGAATAAGGTGATTTTAGGAAAACTCGTTGTGTTATATGTGTGTCATTAGGCTTCGTTCCTCACAGActttacattttgcaaaaacaTCGTAATGCATATTCTAGAAAATATCGATAtcgatatattgatattttgatatattatCAACAACCCTAGGCGGATtgccaaaacaaatgaaagtTTTGAAGCGAGTGGACGTGTGTTGGCTCTGAAAGAAAACAGCAAAGGCAGAAAAAGAATCAAAAGCGAGagaaaactaattttataaCCATTAATTACCATTGAGCACCTAACCCGCCGCAACTGGCCGACTCCCCGTCCACCCTGCCACTCCCCCAGCTGCCCGCGCGCCTTCCCCGCCCAGTTCTATCTTTCAGCCGGCGGCGAATTAAGCACGACTCAccaaattgaaataataataatacgaataATAGAACCAGAGCAAAAACAGATTTCGTAACTCGTAAATCGAAGGACAGAGTGAGAAAAAGAATTGTtaacgaaaataaaagcgCACCCTCTTATTTTTAACACGCGGCAAAGttgcgtgcgtgtgtgtgagagtgaaaaatgtaaaaatcgaaaaaagttTACCAGTGTTGTTgcttgctttttgttttgtttggatAACCCGCACTAACACCAACGCACAGGATAACCATGTCTTACACCGAGTTGGAATCGGGCTACCAGGATATATcccagcagcatcagcagcaaaaTCCGCACCAAAATCAGCCGCAGCAGCGGGTCGGGTTCTACTTGGGATTACAGGATGGCAACGTATGCGCTCCACCGTTTTTACCACTAAAATATGGCCTAACCAACTAAAACGCATAAGTTTTCTTGTTTACATAAGTGCTATATATGCACGTATGTGCATAAATACGCAACATATATAGCATTTGTCTATACTGAAGGTCGCAATAATAGCATCGAGGGGAAATGGTCATGAAATCTTTGAGTTCCTTAACACGGCatcttattttattatatattcagttttacattttatgaGTTATGTAAATCGCAAACCAGTACGGTTAATGCCACGCCATTAcctttcaattaaaaaaacctaaaaaatacCTAATTTAGtcgaatttcatttattatatTGTCCTGACTTTTTAGCACAGactgtttttattaaaaaaaatcaaagtgattttaatttgaatatcattgttttattaaaaagtctTAAAAGTAGGAGAACGTTATGACAAAATATTCAAACCGCGTGCTATTATCAAGCTGACCTCGACTGTAGATTTTTGCATGCGGGAGCTGACCCTGACTTTTCTTGCAGTGGTGgctttttcttttcctcctcctctttCTCTCCCTTCTCCTAAATTCTTGTCATTCCCAACAGCTTCTTCCCAACAGCTGACTGTTCAATGTCAATGCCAAAAGCTTTTGCTCTCCTTTAGACTCTCTCTCTTACTCTTTACTCCTTTTctaatttgtgtgtgtggcctTGGAagaaacatatgtacataatttaCATCTGTTGTGTACCCTTCTGGCGAAAAGATAACCAAACagttaaaaaagaaatgggaaaCAGCATCGATAAATTCggaggcggtgggcgtggcgcacCGGGGGGACGCCGCTGGCTGACGCACGTAAACTCCACTCCGAATCTGGGCGGTGCGTTACGTTCTACACTCGGAAAAACACAGATAATATAAGCAAACGTGCCCGaactgtttaaaaataaagtagaGAAATTACAAAATCTTAGAGAAAAATGAA
This region includes:
- the LOC120456568 gene encoding serine/arginine repetitive matrix protein 1 isoform X4 — protein: MDATWWLLHLSRAMEQLLAAVELNRSQSEATTSTATTTISIWSAPSQGSGSSSMDPVSFRFRLDGQPILPPLMTSAKRREVQLARQMAENLEEQYRLTRHSAGSDMASRRSLSQLQQTETLIYDSTRGQARPQTLVLGIQLPTIHVDPPTPQPLVEPVGNTSPRRHNRITDRILQFEQSGLGKLLPKVPDKRILRTSPALAEDQRMQHQDTRSNKVGGPTAEPASFQRSRSFTLEEPSQVLVEHMQREALALKPSQSLANFQRQTIESQAKRVNRSARSISSNNSNNSNNSNNSNSSRTTKTIVTSTTAAGSSCSRRDREVERIIERAIDEHGALEASRKAGVRNYLRGHRERMNQLVIHQEEERRRMQAQFYNQQRLLIEELCAEIDVSSGTENPDGLMSQSTSTGDLQRFSPAPTMSPFSYATPRSYQDVNDFLPMAEDMCQMASPSSVRKRLFSPKLTQDYDSEPQPLEEVSAPSTPRLLPLRNSSLTNSKRSGQAVRRRSQTVGSSPRKTTPPADHVVMKSPAKPDGGAGRPKSSPVKNSSTIAKRGSPQPKRASPKSVSPPKRQGNRKKP